In Ipomoea triloba cultivar NCNSP0323 chromosome 15, ASM357664v1, one genomic interval encodes:
- the LOC116005533 gene encoding acyl-lipid (9-3)-desaturase-like: protein MAESKKYITAEELKEHNKAGDLWVSIQGKVYDVSEWVKVHPGGELPLRSLAGQDVTDAFVAFHPGSVWHHLDTFFNGFYLRDYTVSEVSKDYRRLVSEFSKMGLFEKKGHGVFCSMCLMVALFAVSVYGVLCSENVWVHLVSGGLMGCLWIQSGWLGHDSGHYQIMMSKESNRFAQILTGNCLTGISIGWWKWNHNAHHIACNSLDFDPDLQHLPFFVVSSKLFNSLTSHFYERKLNFDPFARFLVSFQHWTFYPVMCFARINLYAQSFALLLSKRKVPNRGQELLGLLAFWVWYLLLVSCLPNWWERAMFVIASFVVTGIQHVQFCLNHFSTSVYVGPPTSTDWFEKQTGGSLDISCPSWMDWFHGGLQFQVEHHLFPRLPRCHLRKISPFVKELCKKHGLPYNCATFWEANEMTIRTLRAAALQARDLTKPVPKNLVWEAVNTHG from the coding sequence ATGGCGGAATCCAAGAAGTACATTACTGCAGAGGAGCTGAAGGAGCACAACAAAGCAGGGGATCTGTGGGTGTCTATTCAGGGGAAAGTGTATGATGTTTCAGAGTGGGTGAAAGTCCACCCAGGTGGGGAGTTGCCTCTGAGGAGCCTTGCAGGCCAAGATGTGACTGATGCTTTTGTGGCATTCCACCCAGGGAGTGTGTGGCACCATCTCGACACTTTCTTCAATGGGTTTTACCTCAGGGACTACACAGTATCTGAGGTGTCCAAGGATTACAGGAGGTTAGTCTCTGAGTTCTCCAAGATGGGGTTGTTTGAGAAGAAAGGGCATGGGGTTTTCTGCTCCATGTGCTTGATGGTGGCCCTGTTTGCTGTGAGTGTTTATGGGGTTTTGTGCAGTGAAAATGTGTGGGTGCATTTGGTTAGTGGTGGGCTGATGGGGTGTCTGTGGATTCAGAGTGGGTGGTTAGGGCATGATTCTGGGCACTATCAGATTATGATGAGTAAAGAGTCTAACAGATTTGCCCAGATCCTTACTGGGAATTGTCTTACAGGGATAAGCATTGGGTGGTGGAAATGGAACCACAATGCCCATCACATTGCCTGCAATAGCCTTGATTTTGATCCTGATCTGCAGCACCTCCCTTTCTTTGTGGTATCTTCCAAGCTCTTTAACTCACTCACTTCACATTTCTATGAAAGAAAGCTGAACTTTGACCCTTTTGCTAGATTCTTGGTTAGCTTTCAGCATTGGACATTTTATCCTGTGATGTGTTTTGCTAGGATTAATCTGTATGCACAGTCATTTGCACTGTTGCTTTCCAAGAGAAAAGTGCCCAATAGGGGGCAGGAGCTCTTGGGGCTTCTTGCATTTTGGGTGTGGtatttattgcttgtttcttGCTTGCCCAATTGGTGGGAGAGAGCCATGTTTGTAATTGCTAGTTTTGTGGTCACTGGGATCCAGCATGTTCAGTTCTGTCTCAACCATTTCTCAACCAGTGTTTATGTTGGACCTCCTACTAGTACTGATTGGTTTGAGAAGCAGACTGGTGGGAGTCTTGATATTTCTTGCCCTTCTTGGATGGATTGGTTCCATGGAGGGCTGCAATTTCAGGTGGAACACCATTTGTTTCCCAGGCTGCCAAGGTGTCATCTCAGGAAAATCTCTCCCTTTGTGAAGGAGCTTTGTAAAAAGCACGGTTTGCCCTATAACTGCGCCACGTTCTGGGAGGCGAACGAGATGACTATCAGAACGCTTCGCGCTGCTGCGCTGCAAGCCCGGGATTTAACCAAGCCGGTGCCCAAGAATTTAGTGTGGGAAGCTGTTAACACCCATGGCTGA